A single Kryptolebias marmoratus isolate JLee-2015 linkage group LG7, ASM164957v2, whole genome shotgun sequence DNA region contains:
- the arsj gene encoding arylsulfatase J, with amino-acid sequence MFLLWAPVSLFLGFIVSQSWSVQMSWENWRPEPRNRGDEFEEPSSQPHIVFILVDDQGFRDVGYHGSEIKTPTLDRLAAQGVKLENYYVQPLCSPSRSQLLTGRYQIHTGLQHSVIRATQPNCLPLENVTLPQKLKEAGYSTHMVGKWHLGFYKRGCLPTQRGFDTFFGSLLGSGDYYSHYKCEGPGMCGYDLYEGEEAAWEQDRGLYSTVMFTQKAISILANHNPRRQPLFLYLAYQAVHSPLQVPARYLERYKGIPNLQRRKYAAMVSCLDEAIYNLTKALKRYGYYDNTVIVYSSDNGGQPFSGGSNWPLRGSKATYWEGGIRAVGFVHSSLLVKKGTKCRSLVHITDWFPTLVTLGGGTLDEDMNLDGYDVWDAISEGHPSPRVDILHNIDPIYIKAKNGSWKGGYGLWNTAIQAALRVGHWKLLTGVPGYSDWVPPQTFSSQRLTNRYHNERIRWDRGKSVWLFNITADPYERVDLSQRYPHIVKKMLMRLSQYNKTAVPVRYPAKDLRSNPQYNGGVWGPWYKDEKKEQEEKEKYNNFLTNHFGQRKWKNKSNNRKLKRKAQQ; translated from the exons ATGTTCCTGCTGTGGGCTCCGGTGAGTTTGTTCCTCGGCTTCATAGTCTCCCAGTCATGGAGCGTTCAAATGTCGTGGGAAAACTGGCGGCCCGAGCCGCGCAACCGGGGGGATGAGTTCGAGGAGCCGAGCTCTCAGCCGCACATCGTCTTCATCCTGGTGGACGACCAGGGCTTCCGGGACGTCGGCTACCACGGCTCCGAGATCAAGACCCCGACCCTGGACCGGCTGGCGGCGCAGGGGGTCAAACTGGAGAATTACTACGTGCAGCCGCTGTGCAGCCCGTCCAGGAGCCAGCTCCTCACCGGGAG GTATCAGATTCACACAGGCCTTCAGCATTCCGTCATTCGAGCTACCCAGCCCAACTGCCTCCCCCTGGAAAATGTCACCCTTCCCCAGAAACTCAAAGAAGCAGGCTACTCCACTCACATGGTGGGAAAATGGCACCTGGGTTTCTACAAGCGTGGCTGCCTTCCTACTCAGCGGGGCTTTGACACGTTCTTCGGCTCCCTGCTTGGGAGCGGAGACTATTACAGTCACTACAAATGTGAAGGGCCCGGTATGTGTGGCTATGACTTGTACGAAGGTGAAGAAGCAGCCTGGGAACAGGACCGTGGTTTGTACTCTACTGTGATGTTCACGCAAAAGGCTATCAGTATCTTGGCCAATCACAACCCTCGCAGACAGCCCTTGTTCCTTTACTTGGCCTACCAGGCAGTTCATTCTCCACTGCAAGTTCCTGCCCGATACCTTGAGCGCTACAAAGGTATTCCAAACCTTCAACGACGTAAATATGCTGCTATGGTTTCCTGCCTTGATGAAGCTATATACAACCTCACAAAAGCACTGAAACGCTATGGTTACTATGACAACACAGTTATAGTGTACTCATCTGACAATGGGGGGCAGCCATTTTCTGGTGGAAGTAATTGGCCCTTAAGGGGTAGTAAAGCAACATACTGGGAGGGCGGCATTAGGGCAGTGGGCTTTGTTCACAGTTCCCTGTTGGtgaaaaaagggacaaaatgtCGCTCTTTGGTCCACATTACTGACTGGTTCCCTACACTGGTGACCCTGGGGGGAGGCACCTTAGATGAAGACATGAATCTGGATGGTTATGATGTTTGGGATGCGATCAGTGAAGGCCACCCTTCACCTCGCGTAGACATCCTTCATAACATTGACCCAATTTATATTAAAGCCAAGAATGGATCTTGGAAGGGTGGGTATGGCTTATGGAACACAGCCATCCAAGCTGCGCTCCGGGTGGGCCACTGGAAACTACTAACAGGCGTGCCAGGCTACAGTGACTGGGTACCTCCACAGACCTTCTCCAGTCAGCGGCTAACCAATCGCTACCATAACGAACGAATCCGTTGGGACCGGGGTAAGTCCGTTTGGCTGTTTAACATCACAGCGGACCCTTATGAGAGAGTGGACTTATCTCAGCGTTACCCGCATATAGTGAAGAAGATGCTAATGCGGCTTTCACAGTACAACAAGACTGCTGTACCGGTACGCTATCCAGCCAAAGACCTGCGCTCAAACCCACAGTACAACGGTGGGGTGTGGGGACCCTGGTACAAGGATGAGAAGAAGGaacaagaggagaaagaaaagtaCAATAACTTTTTGAcaaaccattttggtcaaagaaagtggaaaaataaatcaaataatagAAAGCTGAAAAGAAAGGCACAACAGTAA